The following coding sequences are from one Planifilum fulgidum window:
- a CDS encoding IS3 family transposase: NAPIESFFSHLKTEALQHHHIQDTEQAQILIQRYIRFYNEERLQLKLNKLTPVEYRRQHAA, translated from the coding sequence ACAATGCCCCAATCGAGAGCTTCTTCTCCCACTTAAAGACAGAAGCTCTCCAACACCATCATATCCAAGATACTGAGCAGGCTCAAATCCTAATTCAAAGGTATATTCGTTTTTACAACGAGGAGCGGCTTCAACTGAAATTAAACAAGCTGACGCCTGTAGAATACAGGCGTCAGCACGCCGCATAA